A region from the Sandaracinus amylolyticus genome encodes:
- a CDS encoding serine/threonine-protein kinase — protein sequence MHGKIPEKIGRYVVDRLLGQGAMGSVYLGRDPALDRKVAIKTVRDLDLDEKHKKSFLERFKNEARAAARLSHPSIVAVYDVGEEDGLGPFLVLEYVPGSTLKHILRSRGALPPAEVIDVAAQIAGAIDVAHAAGIIHRDVKPDNILVAEDGRAKLADFGVARVPDAALTKEGQFLGTPCYAAPETLAKGSYSARSDLFSFAAVVYELVSGVRAFPGDDAISVAHAVVHETPPPPSEAGTRSLPKQVDAVVLRGLAKDPEARFGSAIEMVEALDHAFVEAGLIEEGSATMPARPARRGGGAWVFGGVLIGGAVIGVALVLGLGGLPALGVGEDAGDAAIADEDAGAGGGIVVRAAREAGAELDVDAGIVVIDAGASVDAGAAGRDSGIASMTRLEREDAAKDAIDRARDHLERRRFDDAERELARARELDPESSDLEEVEAALRAARAQ from the coding sequence ATGCACGGGAAGATCCCGGAGAAGATCGGACGCTACGTCGTCGACCGCCTGCTCGGGCAGGGCGCGATGGGCTCCGTCTACCTCGGGCGCGATCCCGCGCTCGATCGCAAGGTCGCGATCAAGACGGTCCGCGACCTCGATCTCGACGAGAAGCACAAGAAGAGCTTCCTCGAGCGCTTCAAGAACGAGGCGCGCGCCGCCGCGCGGCTCTCGCACCCGTCGATCGTCGCGGTGTACGACGTCGGCGAGGAGGACGGGCTCGGGCCCTTCCTGGTGCTCGAGTACGTCCCGGGCTCGACGCTCAAGCACATCCTGCGGAGCCGCGGCGCGCTGCCGCCGGCCGAGGTGATCGACGTCGCGGCGCAGATCGCGGGCGCGATCGACGTCGCGCACGCAGCCGGGATCATCCACCGCGACGTGAAGCCCGACAACATCCTCGTCGCGGAGGACGGGCGCGCGAAGCTCGCGGACTTCGGCGTCGCGCGGGTGCCCGATGCCGCGCTCACGAAGGAAGGGCAGTTCCTCGGCACGCCGTGCTACGCGGCGCCCGAGACGCTCGCGAAGGGCAGCTACTCGGCGCGCAGCGATCTCTTCTCGTTCGCGGCGGTCGTCTACGAGCTGGTGAGCGGCGTGCGCGCGTTCCCGGGCGACGACGCGATCTCGGTCGCGCACGCCGTCGTGCACGAGACGCCGCCGCCGCCGAGCGAAGCGGGCACGCGCTCGCTGCCCAAGCAGGTCGACGCGGTCGTGCTGCGCGGGCTCGCGAAGGATCCCGAGGCGCGCTTCGGCTCGGCGATCGAGATGGTCGAGGCGCTCGATCACGCGTTCGTCGAGGCGGGGCTGATCGAAGAGGGCAGCGCGACGATGCCCGCGCGCCCGGCGCGTCGCGGCGGCGGCGCGTGGGTGTTCGGCGGCGTGCTGATCGGCGGCGCGGTGATCGGCGTCGCGCTGGTGCTCGGGCTGGGCGGGCTGCCGGCGCTCGGAGTCGGTGAGGACGCGGGTGACGCCGCGATCGCCGACGAGGACGCGGGCGCAGGTGGCGGCATCGTGGTGCGCGCCGCGCGCGAGGCGGGCGCCGAGCTCGACGTCGACGCGGGCATCGTCGTGATCGACGCGGGCGCGAGCGTCGACGCCGGCGCTGCGGGACGCGACTCGGGCATCGCGAGCATGACGCGGCTCGAGCGCGAGGACGCCGCGAAGGACGCGATCGATCGCGCGCGCGATCACCTCGAGCGGCGGCGCTTCGACGACGCGGAGCGCGAGCTCGCGCGGGCACGCGAGCTCGACCCCGAGAGCTCGGACCTCGAAGAGGTCGAGGCCGCGCTGCGCGCCGCGCGCGCGCAGTGA
- a CDS encoding crotonase/enoyl-CoA hydratase family protein, which produces MSEARVVTTITDHVAHVRLNRPDKRNGLDLAMFEAIVAAGQQVIADRSVRAVVLSGEGKAFCAGLDWMAFLQMGADAAQTLLSRDEQQSPANLAQRVGWIWTEVPVPVIAAVHGVAFGGGLQIALGADLRIVSPDAQLSVMEIKYGLIPDMGASKTLLRVVRHDIAKELTYTGRVVGAEEAVRIGLATRVETDPLAAAIELARTIASQSPHAIRAGKALLDQAPALSTLDAFRLESDLQVGLLGSPNQMEAVQAVMAKRAASFRDPE; this is translated from the coding sequence ATGAGCGAAGCGCGCGTCGTCACCACGATCACCGATCACGTCGCCCACGTCCGGCTCAACCGTCCCGACAAGCGGAACGGTCTCGACCTCGCGATGTTCGAGGCGATCGTCGCCGCGGGCCAGCAGGTGATCGCGGATCGCAGCGTGCGCGCCGTCGTGCTCTCGGGCGAGGGCAAGGCGTTCTGCGCGGGGCTCGACTGGATGGCGTTCCTCCAGATGGGCGCCGACGCCGCGCAGACGCTGCTCTCGCGCGACGAGCAGCAGAGCCCGGCGAACCTCGCGCAGCGCGTGGGCTGGATCTGGACCGAGGTGCCGGTGCCGGTGATCGCCGCGGTGCACGGCGTCGCGTTCGGCGGTGGTCTCCAGATCGCGCTCGGCGCGGATCTGCGCATCGTCTCGCCCGACGCGCAGCTCTCGGTGATGGAGATCAAGTACGGGCTGATCCCCGACATGGGCGCGTCGAAGACGCTGCTGCGCGTGGTGCGTCACGACATCGCGAAGGAGCTCACGTACACCGGGCGCGTCGTCGGCGCGGAAGAAGCGGTGCGCATCGGCCTCGCGACGCGCGTCGAGACGGATCCGCTCGCGGCCGCGATCGAGCTCGCGAGAACGATCGCGTCGCAGTCCCCGCACGCGATCCGCGCGGGCAAGGCGCTGCTCGATCAGGCGCCCGCGCTCTCGACGCTCGACGCGTTCCGGCTCGAGAGCGACCTCCAGGTCGGCCTGCTCGGATCGCCGAACCAGATGGAAGCGGTCCAGGCCGTGATGGCGAAGCGCGCCGCGTCGTTCCGCGATCCGGAGTGA
- the pyk gene encoding pyruvate kinase, with product MRRAKIVCTLGPASSTPEMIDKLVAAGMDCARLNFSHGSHENHAKSAQMVREAAARAGRPLAILADLCGPKMRIGRFVEGKILLEPGQRFTLTTRDVPGTKDIVNQIYEPLPRDVGPGTHILLDDGLLRLRVIETTDTDVVTEVEIGGELSDRKGLNVPGAALSTPAVTDKDRKDLEFAVETLKVDYVALSFVRRAEDVLDAKALARGTPLIAKIEKPEAMENLEAILDVSDGAMVARGDLGVEVGAEFVPLMQKRIIREVNKRGKVVITATQMLDSMIRNPRPTRAEAADVANAVLDGTDAVMLSGESASGKYPVESVQMMDAIVREVERESLKELRTATDLAPLSDEKWTFTEAAARAAARLTYIMPLEAIVVFTRDGRTARVLSENRPRSPVIAVTSRPEVATRLALEWGVFPRVEIPPDDLEETLRIATSLLVREKMCKQGGEFALVTGWPLSGGTNTIKLHRL from the coding sequence ATGCGACGCGCCAAGATCGTGTGCACGCTCGGCCCGGCCTCGAGCACGCCCGAGATGATCGACAAGCTCGTGGCGGCAGGCATGGACTGCGCGCGGCTGAACTTCTCGCACGGCTCGCACGAGAACCACGCGAAGAGCGCGCAGATGGTCCGCGAGGCCGCGGCGCGCGCGGGGCGACCGCTCGCGATCCTCGCCGATCTCTGCGGCCCGAAGATGCGCATCGGGCGCTTCGTCGAGGGCAAGATCCTGCTCGAGCCGGGGCAGCGCTTCACGCTGACGACCCGCGACGTCCCGGGCACGAAGGACATCGTCAACCAGATCTACGAGCCGCTCCCGCGCGACGTCGGCCCGGGCACGCACATCCTGCTCGACGACGGATTGCTGCGGCTGCGCGTGATCGAGACGACCGACACCGACGTGGTCACCGAGGTCGAGATCGGCGGCGAGCTGAGCGATCGCAAGGGCCTCAACGTGCCCGGCGCCGCGCTCTCGACCCCCGCGGTGACCGACAAGGATCGCAAGGACCTCGAGTTCGCGGTCGAGACGCTGAAGGTCGACTACGTCGCGCTCTCGTTCGTGCGACGCGCCGAGGACGTGCTCGACGCGAAGGCGCTCGCGCGCGGCACCCCGCTGATCGCGAAGATCGAGAAGCCCGAGGCGATGGAGAACCTCGAGGCGATCCTCGACGTGTCCGACGGCGCGATGGTCGCGCGCGGCGATCTCGGCGTGGAGGTCGGCGCGGAGTTCGTGCCGCTCATGCAGAAGCGGATCATCCGCGAGGTCAACAAGCGCGGGAAGGTCGTCATCACCGCGACGCAGATGCTCGACTCGATGATCCGCAACCCGCGCCCGACGCGCGCGGAGGCGGCGGACGTCGCGAACGCGGTGCTCGACGGGACCGACGCGGTGATGCTCAGCGGCGAGAGCGCGAGCGGCAAGTACCCGGTCGAGTCCGTGCAGATGATGGACGCGATCGTTCGCGAGGTGGAGCGCGAGTCGCTGAAGGAGCTGCGCACCGCGACCGACCTCGCGCCGCTCAGCGACGAGAAGTGGACCTTCACCGAGGCCGCGGCGCGCGCCGCGGCGCGACTCACGTACATCATGCCGCTCGAGGCGATCGTCGTGTTCACGCGCGACGGGCGCACCGCGCGCGTGCTGAGCGAGAACCGCCCGCGCTCGCCGGTGATCGCGGTGACGTCGCGGCCCGAGGTCGCGACGCGCCTCGCGCTCGAGTGGGGCGTGTTCCCGCGCGTCGAGATCCCGCCCGACGATCTCGAGGAGACGCTGCGCATCGCGACGTCGCTCCTGGTGCGCGAGAAGATGTGCAAGCAGGGCGGGGAATTCGCGCTGGTCACGGGTTGGCCGCTCTCGGGCGGCACCAACACGATCAAGCTGCATCGGCTCTGA
- a CDS encoding PDZ domain-containing protein, whose protein sequence is MRPGRLVLAFFLLLAVGCAYPRRTTSLSPVRNTVTSTSSPSDVWSLTVASASVPPRSRGALAWDGTDGLPDPFVRIYRNDELIYESETRNDTLTPEWNVVLPRNVYAPSDAMFRFEVWDRDEVGADPIGIFRHRGLPPNVVPGADARVLLDSGAQLALRLAAPQAHHGVGVRLYEVRGDALVVVEVETHSPAGRAGLRPGDAIVAIGGQSVSGLGSQRAPGALSMAAERRERLRVRGERGDTREVELDQGFTWLTM, encoded by the coding sequence ATGCGACCTGGACGTCTCGTTCTCGCTTTCTTCCTGCTCCTGGCCGTCGGATGCGCGTATCCGCGCCGCACCACCTCGCTCTCGCCGGTGCGCAACACGGTCACCTCGACCAGCAGCCCGAGCGACGTCTGGTCGCTGACGGTGGCCTCGGCGAGCGTGCCTCCGCGCAGCCGCGGCGCGCTCGCGTGGGACGGCACGGACGGATTGCCCGACCCCTTCGTGCGCATCTACCGCAACGACGAGCTCATCTACGAGTCGGAGACGCGGAACGACACGCTGACGCCGGAGTGGAACGTCGTGCTGCCGCGCAACGTGTATGCGCCGAGCGACGCGATGTTCCGCTTCGAGGTGTGGGACCGCGACGAGGTCGGCGCCGATCCGATCGGGATCTTCCGCCATCGCGGGCTGCCGCCGAACGTGGTGCCGGGCGCGGATGCGCGCGTGCTGCTCGACAGCGGCGCGCAGCTCGCGCTGCGTCTCGCCGCGCCGCAGGCGCACCACGGCGTGGGCGTGCGGCTCTACGAGGTGCGCGGTGACGCGCTGGTCGTGGTCGAGGTCGAGACCCACTCGCCCGCGGGCCGCGCGGGGCTGCGCCCCGGCGACGCGATCGTCGCGATCGGTGGGCAGAGCGTGTCGGGGCTCGGCTCGCAGCGCGCGCCGGGCGCGCTCTCGATGGCGGCCGAGCGACGCGAGCGACTGCGGGTGCGCGGCGAGCGCGGCGACACGCGCGAGGTGGAGCTCGATCAGGGCTTCACCTGGCTCACGATGTGA
- a CDS encoding collagen-like triple helix repeat-containing protein — protein MVYRESPSTIERREPEGDVLLRVDASGRAGAPGARGHDGSDGSGAGEDGSPGGHASAPSPGENGGFVAVTMRPEGATMARVEGTRRFADGRAHAVRELVTIGDYGFVDVVARGGAGGHGGDGGRGGDGATGRRGSDATRYSSGGDGGRGGDGGRGGRASSGANGGAGGRVVVQVDDADTHLVMLIRTGVDGGIGGQPGRHGAGGSGGAGGRGGSSHTWTETEHYTDSQGKPQTRTSFHSSPGGSRGPSGASGASGSGPLYAGHDGADGAFAIEVLTATGPKQYPGRYELMLSGITLRTDDRDGVFEPGELVRVDGLRVRNVGAMPSPSSRAITLEVRDSKWCGALANEVLEIPRSVPAGAEIDVPGTLTFELRDHAPSDPADPLAEHERVLLRAHVVDVSRSFERFEPDAMAPPATMLVRFPIAASIVEGLVALAPGEVTRLRFAIRNQSKLALGAKSSSRRRVRARLALFESELADDAALLIDEHGQPVPMRGEGLVRELDLLEPGADWVFEGALGIRESAPSYRELRLRLTLEIGRLDMPDVLRVVQHRELRVRCVRTLAPDARMDWLLVAHHRTSREEIDAWEALATRHERRLAVWDLSREGHLELGSSVIERLGGGLVIVLGHPMSSAGREVRAAEMLSHATMSQLAEAGADVLLAGGTADLRALLAPAIVDRDVAPAGGEDALVERLASRVENEGALVETAELHEIGMFFESPREARLEARARALAERLATRFPQRRFTIVWELAPAPRGSWLLVHRYRLGRIRVLARPAARCGVAHVALSDHALADPRTIASNECATAIAVASGPDDQVDALVRAIEASDGARARVWSDAILVGLASEQLAVLRRTRSRAGLSRARMREALPRLVRLAHTPLVPDGREDAIAIVAELAAKLRFFADAQVRLWERIPGIAWARRAAMLDALTETLIDEMLDAQSSDELVRRALRDRTRELEKTLRQRWKDARATDLTARDRGAWSRAMVLAPVEREGVTTDDELLVADDGDLVEHAAWSARLRVAHASEQARTALVASAERERSELLLMVRTAELIGPRARVEVADVDEPVENESGSLLRANG, from the coding sequence GTGGTCTATCGCGAGAGCCCCTCCACGATCGAGCGACGCGAGCCCGAAGGCGACGTGCTGTTGCGCGTCGACGCATCGGGCCGCGCGGGCGCGCCGGGCGCGCGCGGGCACGACGGCAGCGACGGCAGCGGCGCGGGCGAGGACGGATCGCCGGGTGGTCACGCGAGCGCACCTTCGCCCGGTGAGAACGGCGGCTTCGTCGCGGTCACGATGCGGCCCGAGGGCGCGACGATGGCGCGCGTCGAGGGCACGCGACGTTTCGCGGACGGTCGCGCCCACGCCGTGCGCGAGCTCGTGACGATCGGCGACTACGGCTTCGTCGACGTCGTCGCGCGCGGCGGTGCCGGCGGGCACGGCGGCGACGGAGGACGCGGCGGCGACGGCGCGACCGGACGTCGCGGGAGCGACGCGACGCGCTACTCGTCGGGCGGCGACGGTGGGCGCGGCGGCGATGGTGGGCGCGGCGGGCGCGCGTCGAGCGGTGCGAACGGTGGCGCGGGCGGGCGCGTCGTGGTGCAGGTCGACGACGCCGACACGCACCTCGTGATGTTGATCCGCACGGGCGTCGACGGAGGGATCGGCGGACAGCCCGGTCGACACGGCGCGGGGGGATCGGGCGGCGCGGGGGGCCGCGGCGGATCGAGCCACACGTGGACCGAGACCGAGCACTACACCGACTCGCAGGGCAAGCCCCAGACGCGCACGAGCTTCCACTCGAGCCCCGGTGGATCACGCGGCCCGAGCGGCGCGTCCGGCGCGAGCGGATCGGGCCCGCTCTACGCCGGGCACGACGGCGCGGACGGCGCGTTCGCGATCGAGGTGCTCACCGCGACGGGCCCGAAGCAGTACCCCGGCCGCTACGAGCTGATGCTCTCGGGCATCACCCTGCGCACCGACGATCGCGACGGAGTCTTCGAGCCGGGCGAGCTCGTGCGCGTCGACGGCCTCCGCGTGCGCAACGTGGGCGCGATGCCCTCGCCCTCGTCGCGCGCGATCACGCTCGAGGTGCGCGACTCGAAGTGGTGCGGCGCGCTCGCGAACGAAGTGCTCGAGATCCCGCGCTCGGTGCCCGCCGGCGCGGAGATCGACGTGCCGGGCACGCTCACGTTCGAGCTGCGCGATCACGCGCCGAGCGATCCCGCCGATCCGCTCGCGGAGCACGAGCGCGTCCTGCTGCGCGCGCACGTCGTCGACGTGAGCCGCTCGTTCGAGCGCTTCGAGCCCGACGCGATGGCCCCGCCCGCGACCATGCTGGTGCGCTTTCCGATCGCGGCCTCGATCGTCGAGGGGCTCGTCGCGCTCGCGCCCGGCGAGGTGACGCGATTGCGCTTCGCGATCCGCAACCAGTCGAAACTGGCACTCGGTGCCAAATCTTCGAGCCGTCGCCGCGTGCGCGCGCGCCTCGCGCTCTTCGAGAGCGAGCTCGCCGACGACGCCGCGCTCCTCATCGACGAGCACGGCCAGCCGGTCCCGATGCGCGGTGAGGGCCTGGTGCGCGAGCTCGATCTGCTCGAGCCGGGCGCCGACTGGGTCTTCGAGGGCGCGCTCGGCATTCGCGAGAGCGCACCCTCGTATCGCGAGCTGCGGCTTCGTCTGACGCTCGAGATCGGTCGGCTCGACATGCCCGACGTGCTGCGCGTCGTGCAGCACCGCGAGCTCCGGGTGCGCTGCGTGCGCACGCTCGCGCCCGACGCGCGGATGGACTGGCTCCTCGTCGCGCACCACCGCACGTCGCGCGAGGAGATCGACGCGTGGGAGGCGCTCGCGACGCGTCACGAGCGGCGTCTCGCGGTGTGGGACCTCTCGCGCGAAGGACACCTCGAGCTCGGCAGCTCGGTGATCGAGCGGCTCGGCGGCGGGCTCGTGATCGTGCTCGGGCACCCGATGTCGAGCGCGGGGCGCGAGGTGCGCGCGGCCGAGATGCTCTCGCACGCGACGATGTCGCAGCTCGCCGAGGCGGGCGCCGACGTGCTGCTGGCGGGCGGCACCGCCGATCTGCGCGCGCTGCTCGCGCCCGCGATCGTCGATCGCGACGTCGCGCCCGCCGGCGGAGAGGACGCGCTCGTCGAGCGGCTCGCATCGCGCGTCGAGAACGAAGGCGCGCTCGTCGAGACGGCGGAGCTGCACGAGATCGGGATGTTCTTCGAGTCGCCGCGCGAGGCACGGCTCGAGGCGCGCGCCCGCGCGCTCGCCGAGCGGCTCGCGACGCGCTTTCCGCAGCGCCGCTTCACGATCGTGTGGGAGCTCGCGCCCGCGCCGCGCGGCTCGTGGCTGCTCGTCCATCGTTATCGCCTCGGGCGCATCCGCGTGCTCGCGCGACCCGCCGCGCGATGCGGCGTCGCGCACGTCGCCCTCAGCGATCACGCGCTCGCCGATCCGCGCACGATCGCGTCGAACGAGTGCGCGACCGCGATCGCCGTCGCATCGGGGCCCGACGATCAGGTCGATGCGCTGGTGCGCGCGATCGAGGCGAGCGACGGAGCGCGCGCGCGCGTGTGGAGCGACGCGATCCTGGTGGGCCTCGCGAGCGAGCAGCTCGCGGTGCTGCGCCGCACTCGTTCGCGCGCCGGGCTCTCGCGCGCTCGGATGCGCGAAGCGCTGCCGCGTCTGGTCCGGCTCGCGCACACGCCGCTCGTGCCCGACGGGCGGGAGGACGCGATCGCGATCGTCGCCGAGCTCGCGGCGAAGCTGCGCTTCTTCGCGGACGCGCAGGTGCGGCTCTGGGAGCGCATCCCGGGGATCGCGTGGGCGCGACGCGCCGCGATGCTCGACGCGCTCACCGAGACGCTGATCGACGAGATGCTCGATGCACAGTCGAGCGACGAGCTCGTGCGGCGCGCGCTGCGGGATCGCACGCGCGAGCTCGAGAAGACGCTGCGCCAGCGCTGGAAGGACGCACGCGCGACCGACCTCACCGCGCGAGATCGCGGCGCCTGGTCGCGCGCGATGGTGCTCGCGCCGGTGGAGCGCGAAGGAGTGACCACCGACGACGAGCTGCTCGTCGCGGACGACGGCGACCTCGTGGAGCACGCCGCGTGGAGCGCGCGTCTCCGCGTCGCGCACGCGAGCGAGCAAGCGCGGACCGCCCTCGTCGCGAGCGCGGAGCGCGAGCGCAGCGAGCTGCTCCTGATGGTCCGCACCGCCGAGCTGATCGGTCCGCGCGCCCGCGTCGAGGTCGCGGACGTCGACGAGCCGGTCGAAAATGAGTCCGGCTCACTTCTGCGCGCGAACGGATGA
- a CDS encoding tetratricopeptide repeat protein codes for MPEVSRPVVLFDSWVRLTESTDSGLGRGAVFEGLRCVLVSGCPGHADELAQELRARGSLVVVCGREGDGLTRATALDPQVVLLDETPDGSSQDLWERLGREPALRGARPVRFRWAQLRRTASAPLDVEAIALRIAPVMQTHHAFWRSAAAGHGFEAALDRIGSVGSLVRLLASGAGTLRGVIASVAGDAEIVAVDGLVVAARWTPHGEGASLEGLAALAIALDVEHGIVAVDRLERPFEANVVLPVDEAIARARSAVGDGIDLARTSPLIEPRGARSEPPRRASSRPPPRPSREQLAELLRGQARGDEATREELPHDALRRQGAPGVEHDEADDAAEGRKPRRVASGTRLRASRDEPWLGVEAQATRRMLVLVGDDDPTTPIASSARQALAARTVDEDATTPIASAMRDALTARIAEEDTLAAPPAAPVEEATTPDVPPESELLPEPPRPRDDARTRRRSALAIGITCVGALATPVIVATGIALATRTSAPPPPAAPAPTAVVAPPERAPVVSPPRRVEPRRPAIAAPAPEQEVALDQDLTERRRRSDALVAAARRHLDDGDRDGAESRLLEAHRIAPFNPHPSAALARIYADEGRIDLARRWIDRAIDLRPRRTQYRAFRRALDR; via the coding sequence GTGCCCGAAGTCTCGCGTCCCGTGGTGCTCTTCGACTCGTGGGTGCGTCTCACGGAGAGCACCGACTCGGGGCTGGGCCGCGGGGCGGTGTTCGAAGGGCTGCGCTGCGTGCTCGTCAGCGGCTGTCCAGGCCACGCCGACGAGCTCGCGCAGGAGCTGCGCGCGCGGGGATCGCTCGTCGTGGTGTGTGGTCGCGAGGGCGATGGCCTGACGCGCGCGACGGCGCTCGACCCCCAGGTCGTGCTCCTCGACGAGACGCCCGATGGGTCGTCGCAGGATCTGTGGGAGCGGCTCGGGCGCGAGCCGGCGTTGCGCGGTGCGCGGCCGGTGCGGTTCCGCTGGGCGCAGCTGCGACGCACCGCGAGCGCGCCGCTCGACGTCGAGGCGATCGCGCTGCGCATCGCGCCGGTGATGCAGACGCACCACGCGTTCTGGCGCTCGGCGGCGGCGGGGCACGGGTTCGAGGCGGCGCTCGATCGCATCGGGTCGGTGGGCTCGCTCGTGCGGCTGCTCGCGTCGGGCGCGGGCACGCTGCGCGGGGTGATCGCGTCGGTCGCGGGCGACGCGGAGATCGTCGCGGTCGATGGGCTCGTGGTCGCGGCGCGATGGACGCCGCACGGCGAAGGCGCGTCGCTCGAAGGGCTCGCCGCGCTCGCGATCGCGCTCGACGTGGAGCACGGGATCGTCGCGGTCGATCGCCTCGAGCGCCCGTTCGAGGCGAACGTGGTGCTACCGGTCGACGAGGCGATCGCGCGGGCGCGCAGCGCGGTGGGCGACGGGATCGATCTCGCGCGGACGAGCCCGCTGATCGAGCCGCGGGGCGCGCGCTCCGAGCCGCCGCGCCGCGCTTCGTCGCGACCACCGCCTCGGCCCTCGCGCGAGCAGCTCGCGGAGCTGCTGCGCGGGCAGGCGCGCGGGGACGAGGCGACGCGCGAGGAGCTGCCGCACGACGCGTTGCGGCGCCAGGGCGCGCCCGGCGTCGAGCACGACGAGGCCGACGATGCCGCGGAAGGGCGCAAGCCGCGGCGCGTCGCGAGCGGGACACGCCTGCGCGCGAGCCGTGACGAGCCGTGGCTCGGCGTCGAGGCGCAGGCGACACGGCGCATGCTCGTGCTCGTCGGCGACGACGATCCGACGACGCCGATCGCGAGCTCGGCGCGCCAGGCGCTCGCGGCGCGCACGGTCGACGAGGACGCGACCACGCCGATCGCGAGCGCGATGCGCGACGCGCTGACCGCGCGGATCGCCGAGGAGGACACGCTCGCGGCGCCGCCTGCTGCGCCGGTCGAGGAGGCGACGACACCGGACGTCCCGCCGGAGAGCGAGCTCCTGCCCGAGCCTCCGCGCCCGCGCGACGACGCGCGCACGCGGCGACGTTCCGCGCTCGCGATCGGGATCACGTGCGTCGGCGCGCTCGCGACGCCGGTGATCGTCGCGACCGGGATCGCGCTCGCGACGCGCACCAGCGCGCCTCCGCCGCCCGCGGCGCCCGCGCCGACCGCGGTCGTCGCGCCGCCCGAGCGAGCTCCGGTCGTCTCTCCGCCGCGGCGCGTCGAGCCGCGACGTCCTGCGATCGCGGCGCCCGCCCCGGAGCAAGAGGTCGCGCTCGATCAGGATCTCACCGAGCGTCGCCGGCGATCCGACGCGCTCGTCGCCGCGGCGCGGCGTCACCTCGACGACGGCGACCGCGACGGTGCCGAGTCGCGCTTGCTCGAGGCGCACCGCATCGCGCCGTTCAACCCGCATCCTTCGGCCGCGCTCGCGCGCATCTACGCCGACGAGGGGCGCATCGATCTCGCGCGCCGGTGGATCGATCGTGCGATCGACCTGCGCCCCCGACGCACGCAGTACCGCGCCTTCCGGCGCGCGCTCGACCGCTGA
- a CDS encoding SMP-30/gluconolactonase/LRE family protein codes for MLDWKARIAVATIAGVMLGCGDDDTTAALDGGPRQDGSAPIDASAPLDASTPIDALVAMPDAFTPVDAGPPVDPLGGSVEVTRVQGGFGFVEGPQWLPERGVLIFSDIPRNRIHQLAPPSTITLFAMPSGGSNGLAIDGEGRVLRAEHVGRRVAREQSPGSTTWVPLATEIDGDTLSSPNDLIVARDGTIYFTDPPYGLEGRAQETDFHGVYRIDPSGTLHVEDRGALDTRPNGIALSPDESLLYVADSQHGRVRVFDVEDDGSLSPPRVLTDDTPGSDGLAVDVAGNLYVTSSRGVMVLRPDGSEWGTIEIDEQPANCAFGDADRRTLYVTARTGLYRVSGLVIAGIP; via the coding sequence ATGCTCGACTGGAAAGCACGAATCGCGGTCGCGACGATCGCAGGCGTGATGCTCGGCTGCGGGGACGACGACACGACCGCCGCGCTCGATGGCGGTCCACGCCAGGACGGTTCGGCGCCGATCGATGCGTCGGCGCCGCTCGATGCGTCGACACCGATCGACGCGCTCGTCGCGATGCCCGATGCGTTCACGCCGGTCGACGCGGGCCCGCCGGTCGATCCGCTCGGCGGCTCGGTCGAGGTCACGCGCGTGCAGGGCGGCTTCGGCTTCGTGGAAGGCCCGCAGTGGCTCCCCGAGCGCGGCGTGCTGATCTTCAGCGACATCCCGCGCAATCGCATCCACCAGCTCGCGCCCCCCTCGACGATCACGTTGTTCGCCATGCCGAGCGGCGGCTCGAACGGGCTCGCGATCGACGGCGAAGGACGCGTGCTGCGCGCCGAGCACGTCGGCCGTCGCGTCGCGCGCGAGCAGAGCCCGGGCAGCACGACGTGGGTCCCGCTCGCGACCGAGATCGACGGGGACACGCTGAGCTCGCCGAACGATCTGATCGTCGCGCGCGACGGCACGATCTACTTCACCGATCCGCCCTACGGGCTCGAGGGTCGCGCGCAGGAGACCGACTTCCACGGCGTCTACCGCATCGATCCGAGCGGCACGCTGCACGTCGAGGATCGCGGCGCGCTCGACACCCGCCCCAACGGCATCGCGCTCTCGCCCGACGAGTCGCTGCTCTACGTCGCCGACAGCCAGCACGGTCGCGTGCGCGTCTTCGACGTCGAGGACGACGGCTCGCTCTCGCCGCCGCGCGTGCTGACCGACGACACGCCGGGCAGCGACGGCCTCGCGGTCGACGTCGCGGGCAACCTCTACGTCACGAGCAGCCGAGGCGTGATGGTGCTGCGCCCCGACGGCAGCGAGTGGGGCACGATCGAGATCGACGAGCAGCCCGCGAACTGCGCGTTCGGCGACGCCGATCGACGCACGCTCTACGTCACCGCGCGCACCGGGCTCTACCGAGTGAGTGGCCTCGTGATCGCGGGGATCCCGTGA